The DNA window aaataaaatagcttGTCATATATAAGCACAGTACTATTTTGCTGATTTTTCGAAGTAAGGCTGAGCTACTTCTGTTTTTGTCTATATGAAATTTTAGTCGTGTTAGATTGCATTTTGAGAACATTGAAAATTAACAGGACTAGAAATGGCCTCTCTCTTAGTGAGGGACATTAGATATATAACATTAGCAAGGTTTTTGTCGTTTGGTTGAATTATCAGAGGTGTTTAAAGAAGGCTTGCATAGGATGCGTGATTTTCAAAATCCAATTGACAGTTGTAAATAAAGATGGGTGGCCAGTCTACGGCTCTGGTCCCTGTAATGCAAACAGCTTGACTGTCATAAATCACCGTTTGATTTATCTAATCAAGCAAGGTCCTGCTTCTCAAAGACATTTGTCATTTGGATGAGAAGGGGGGGCTGTAGTGTCACAATTATTTTCTCTATTGCTTcattgcactgtgtgtgtgtctgtagacaAAGAAAAAGGGCATTCTCATTTACTGTGAGATACAGACTACACAAAGAGTCTAGCCATTGAGTCCTGacacaatattacaaaaacataaagACAATTGTGTGTAGATATTTTATAGAGAGagagtatgtatatatatctttagaatttttttaaatagttaattcAGTTGACTACTCAGCAAAGCCTTGTGTACAGCAGACAATGTGTTTGGTAATATTAAATGCTGCAAAAGCATTTCATAAATTTCTGTCCCCATTTCTTTTCTGAGAGTCTAGTGTGTCCATCTGCAATGCACTTTAAATGTTTATGAAAGCTGAGAGTtgattaagaaaataaatcatataGATGAATCCTCATGTCGAGCAGATTAGCCCCCAGACCATACATTTACATTCAATATGATGGCAATCAGTGGAAGGGGCCTCATTGCATTGTGAAATGTGTATGCACCCACTTGTCCAGGAGTCGCCTCCTCACCCGGGAAACAATTTAGTTGCAGATTGACTGGAAGATGGCGAAAATTGAAAGTTAAAATTAGAAATCCTCGTAATAAACAGAGGGGGGAGAAAACAGTACAGCAATGAGATTGGGGAGCCTTGCAAATTAGGTTTTCTGTTTGTCATGAAATGCATGTGACATCAACCCCAGAAAAAAAGCAGCAAGGATATcaaggagagaaaaaaagattaCCTAGCTATTTGAGACTGCAGACCATACTCTTGATACTCTTGGAAATTTGTATTGTGCCCTTGTGTTTTTCCCCCCTCTTGTGTCACTTTCTTTGGCAGGCTAATATGTCAGGCTCCTGATATGTAAGACCACATTAAAATAAGTAGAATGCCTTGTAATGCCAAGAATTAAAATGCATCAACACGCAGGAGATATTGAAATATACTTTGAATAAATACAGAGCAGAAAAAATACTCTTTCCCTTTTTTTCCAACATCTTTTTCACCATCCATTTTGGATGACTGCTTTGCTAAGCTTTGATTCATAAGAGTAATACACACATTTAGCCTAGAGTGACCAGATTAGAGTGAAGAACAGCGAGCAGTGCTTTCTTTGTACACTGCATATGCAGCGGGAGGATAAATTGCATTGACTGAGGAGGCTGGGACACTGTCTGTATCTGAGGATACAGGGGTAATAAAAGATTTATCACTCTGTGCAGCATACTCTAAATACATCTGGGGGCTGATTTGCTGAACTGAGCTCAGCTGAAATGGAAATAACATGGCAACCCCCTCTAATACAGAGTGTGTGGCATGGATATTCAGGGGGATGCTGGGAATGGTGATTTGGCTGTCTGTATCCCCCAAATGAACTGCATAATGGTACCGTGACCTGCAAAGCAATAACAATGAATACAAACCTCTATTTATTTGCGAATATCTTAATTCGGTTGCTTTTgtgtatatagattttttttttttttgctggatccTCTAGTATTCATGCtcaaaatcaataaacacaatttGTCTGCGgtgtaattcaatttaaattcttCTATAATTTCTGCTTTTTGAagtctttttttcttattaaatatatGATGTCCATTTCATTTGCTACATAATCTCAGTCTCACATAATGTGGGTCGCCCCAATAACCTTTTATCAGATCTACATTCCTAACAATAAGCTTATGTTACTTAAATGTGCAGTCTTATTAAAGTGAGGGTCTGTCAGGAGATTTTCAGCAGCAGGAGTCCAGAATAAGCTTGTGACAGAAGATATCCTATCTGTTTATTCACAGGAATTAATACACTGGCTAAGGAAACCCTGGGGACTGCTACAGCAGGGAAGCGGTCGCTTCAGCAGGAGAAAGAAAATGACACTCCACCCAAGAGGCCCAAATCAGCGGAAGAGAAGACGCTGTCCAATGAACAGGTTAGTTACTTTGATCTGTTTGCAAAAATGGGACTTAATAACAAGACTGAgacttatttattaattaaattcttGGATTAGATTATATTCattcactttttaattatataaaaagcaCTGTCTGTCTGATACAGGGCTTACTGAACCTTTTCTGAAAGGACTATATTAAAACAGGCAGTGAGAAGTTGCAGTTTAAATGTACTTCATGTAATGAGGACCAAGCATAGTCTGAAATGGTTAATATCAACATCCTTTGTAATTTTCTGATTAGAAATTCCAGACATTCAAGTTAGTTAATTTACTTAGTTAGGTTTTTAATTAAGTTACATGAAATGAAAACTAAAGTGAATTGGAGGAAATTCGATTTTATAGACATTTGGAGTCTTGTTTTGTTTGGAATTAGATTTTCCTTTGGCATCATGTTGCAATGTCACTAATGTATAGACAGTCGAAGCAGTGCTGTAATGCATGGCAATATTATGATGAATTCTGTCTTTTCAGGTGCAGCAGTGCCCATACTGTAATTACAGTAACAAGGATGCAAACCGTTTACAGCTGCACATCATGTCACAGCATTCCATGCAGCCCATTATCAGCTGCCCCTTATGTCAGGATGTCCTCAGCAACAAGATTCATTTGCAGCTGCATCTCACCCACCTCCATAGCGTGGCTCCAGACTGTGTggagaagttaattatgacagtATGTGCAGCATTAATTtcctttaaatacaaataataaaaaaaaaacattcctaagCTGTCAGCCTTACTAACTAGATAATACTCTGTCAGGGCTGGTAGGAAATAACTTGAATAAGCATTTCCCAGGCCTAGCGTATTCTCCAAAGCGTGTTATAAACTTGAAAGTTCTCCTCCTATAAAACCAAAAAGAGCAGTTTTGAAAAATATCTTTAGAAAGTATAAATCTACTTAATaatctactttttttatttttatagatctGTTATTTGGATTAATATTTATGGTTATTGTTTATCTTATGGTCATTGGAATCTgttaagatgtattttttttttcttcaggttgCGGGCCAAGATGTTACAGTGCCCAATTCCTTGCTGTCTACATCATTACAAGACAAAGTCCCATCTTTGATGGATTCTTCAGCTGTTATCCCTGAGGGATCTGGAAAACCCATGGGTAAGCATATTTATGCAGCCACAGTGTCATCTGAAATGTATGAATGGCATTTCAGAGGATTCCTTAGAAAAGTCATAATAATAgtcttttataaataaaagaaatctttcctttttctgaatttcaacagGAAATAGCTCTAAGGATTTGAAAAACAGCATAGGCCAAGACAAAAGTGAGGTTGAACTTGCCAGTGAGGAGCTCAAACCACCAAAAGAGGCTGCCGAGGCCCCTGACTGGAAGAAAGCAAGTGGTCAAGACAGGAAGAGCCCAGATTCCCTGCAGGAGCATCTAAGTGATCTACAGAAGCGGCAGCAGCTCTCAGTCTCTGATCGCCACGTCTACAAATACAGATGCAACCATTGTAGCCTGGCTTTCAAGACTATGCAGAAGCTTGAGATACATTCCCAGTACCATGCCATCCGTGCAGCCACAATGTGCAGTCTGTGCCAGCGCAGCTTCAGGACTTTCCTTGCCCTTCGAAAGCATTTGGAGACTGGTCACCCTGAGCTGACTGAATCAGAAGTACAGCAACTCTGTGGGAACCTGCCCCTAAATGGAGACATTGCTGAAAGTGAGATGCGGGCTCTGGAAGATGCACAAGCCTTTGAGCATGAATTAGACAGAGATGAGGAACTTGACCAAGAAGGGAAGGCCAGTCCAACTGGAAGTGACAGCAGCTCCTTGGTTGATGACATGGGCTCAGAGCCAAAGCGGACCTTGCCTTTTAGGAAAGGTCCAAATTTCACCATGGAAAAGTTTTTAGACCCCTCTCGTCCATACAAATGCACAGTATGCAAGGAGTCATTCACCCAAAAGAACATTCTACTTGTTCACTACAATTCTGTCTCACATTTGCATAAGCTAAAGAAAGTAATCCAAGAGGCCTCAAGCCCAGTTCCCCAGGAGACCAGCAACAGTGTTGACAACAAACCATACAAATGCAATATATGTAATGTTGCTTATAGCCAAAGCTCAACCCTGGAGATTCACATGAGGTCTGTACTTCATCAGACAAAAGCACGAACCGCCAAAATGGAGAGTAGTACTAGTACTGGGGGTGGTAGCAGTGGAAGTACTACATCTAAAAGCCCTGTTCCGCTCAATCAGGGAAATGCAGATTCTGCAAATGCACCAGTACCCTCTAACAAAGAAAACACTGTAGATGCCAAAGAAGTTGCCATGAAACAAACTACTGATCACATCCATGTGCAGTCTACCCATCCACCAACCCAGTCACCAGCACAGCTTCAGATGCAACTGCAGCATGAGCTCCAACAGCAAGCTGCATTCTTTCAGCCACAGTTTCTGAATCCAGCTTTCTTCCCACACTTCCCAGTGACACCAGAGGCCCTACTACAATTCCAGCAGCCCCAGTTCCTCTTCCCATTCTATATCCCTGGTGCTGAATTTAACATCAGCCCTGAACTAGCATTGCATTCAGCTGCATTTGGGATGCCTGGTATGACTGGATCATTCCTGGAAGATCTGAAGCAGCAGATGCAGCAACAGCATCAGCTGGGCCAACAGCAACAGTTTCAACTTTCTCAGCAGCAAGCTCAGCAGCAGGCCTCCCAGTCTCAAATGCAGCAGCACAAAGCACAGCAGCAGAGTCACAAGCCAAAAATTGAGTCAAACCACATTGCCCTGTCTGAGATTCAAATGTCCAGAGATGCTGAAGAGCACCTAGAAAAGCAGGAGAGCAAAGCAAAGCTGGATATAGCTAAAGATATTGACAGTGCAAAAGACACTAAAGATTCAAGAAAGCCTAAATTTTCAGAACCTCTAATTCCTCCACCACGCATCATCTCGGGGGCTAGAGGTAATGCTGCAAAAGCACTACTTGAGAACTTTGGCTTTGAATTAGTTATACAGTACAATGAAAATAGACAGAAAACCCAGAAAAAAAATAGAGAGGAAGAGTTGAGTGACAAACTGGAGTGTGGGCTGTGTGGAAAGTTCTTCTCCAACATGCTTATTCTCAAAAGCCATCAGGAACATGTGCATGGGCAGTTCTTTCCATACGTGGAGCTGGAAAAGTTTGCACAGCAGTACAGGGAGGCATATGACAAGTTGTATCCCATAAATCCAGCATCTCCAGAAACACCCCCACCACCtccaccaccacctcctcctcctcctgccccAGTGACCATTGTCCCTGCCACTACGTCTTTAGGAAAATCGCAGACACCATCTCCTGCACCTCTACAAACTCCTCAACAAGCACCACCACCGCCTCCTCCACCACCACcaccgccgcctccacctcccaCTGCACCACCTCAAGTGCAGCTCCCTGTTTCTCTTGACCTGCCAATTTTCCCACCACTGATGATGCAATCAGTGCAGCACCCTGGGCTACCCCCACAGCTTGCACTGCAGCTTCCAACAATGGACTCTTTATCTTCTGACCTCACACAGTTATGTCAACAACAACTGGGACTGGATCCAAACTTCCTACGGCAGTCTCAGTTCAAGCGTCCTCGCACCAGAATCACAGACGATCAGCTTAAAATCCTCCGTGCTCATTTTGACATCAATAATTCTCCCAATGAAGAACAGATTCAAGAAATGGCAGATAAATCTGGCCTTCCTCAGAAAGTCATAAAGCACTGGTTCCGAAATACACTCTTCAAAGAACGTCAAAGAAGCAAAGATTCCCCTTACAATTTTAACATTCCACCCATGACCACACTGGAAGATATCAGACTTGAATCCCAAGTGAACATGCTGGAGTACTACAGAACTGATGCTACGACGAACAGAAGGTCATCAAGAACACGTTTCACAGATTATCAACTGCGAGTACTCCAAGATTTCTTTGATACCAATGCTTACCCCAAGGATGATGAAATTGAGCAGCTCTCAACGGTACTCAACCTACCAACACGAGTGATTGTAGTGTGGTTCCAAAACGCCCGTCAGAAGGCACGCAAGAGCTATGAGAACCAAACAGATACGAAAGACAGCGAAAAGAAAGAACTGACAAATGAACGATACATTAGGACCAACAACATGCAGTACCAATGTAAGAAATGCAGTGTCATTTTCCCCCGAATTTTTGACCTCATTACTCACCAGAAGAAGCAGTGCTAcaaagatgaggatgatgaagctGGAGATGAAAACCACTCAGAGGAATTCACAGAGAACAATGAGCTAATTTCAGTAAAGCCAACTGAGTCAGCAATAAACTCTGTTGTAACAGCAAGTAGCTCTGGCTCCAGCTCTCCCTTAATGCTTTCACCTCGAACTGATGTAGGGAAGTCATCACCCAAACCTGAGTTACTCCATGAAAAAACTAAACTGGGAGAGATTGCCTCTTTACAAACCCCCAAGAACCTAAATGAGTTAAAATCTTCCAAGGCTTCAACCCCACAACCTCCACCACAAAAATTACCTCAACCACAATTGTCAAGACCCCATTCCCAGCCCCAGTCTACGACTGTCCCATCGAGTCCTCTTTCAATTGCACTGTCCTCTCTTAACAATAGCTTACCACCTCAAATGTTACAGTTCCACTGCGATCAGTGCAAAATTGCTTTCCCAACAGTAGAGCTGTGGCAGGAGCACCAGCACATGCATTTCCTGGCTGCCCAGAACCAATTCTTACACTCACAGTTTTTAGAAAGGCCACTGGATATGCCCTATATGATCTTTGATCCAAATAACCCTCTTATGACTGGGCAACTCCTCTCTGGAGCCCTATCCCAAATGCCAACTCCAAGCAACTCTGGCCTTGCTGTGAACTCTAACTCTGTGAAACGTAAATTAGAGGAAAAAGAGGATGGATCTCATGAAAAAGATGGTGCTAATAGTGCAGAAGATCAGCACAGAGATAAACGTCTTAGGACTACCATTACTCCAGAACAACTTGAGATCCTATATGATAAATATTTGCTTGATTCAAACCCAACAAGAAAGATGTTAGATCATATTGCTCGTGAAGTTGGCCTGAAGAAAAGAGTTGTCCAAGTATGGTTTCAGAACACCCGAGCCAGAGAGAGGAAGGGACAATTTAGAGCAGTTGGGCACTCTCAGACTCACAAAAAGTGTCCCTTCTGCAGAGCATTGTTCAAGGCCAAGTCAGCTCTAGATAGCCACATTCGCTCAAGACACTGGCATGAGGCAAAACAAGCAGGCTTTAGTTTGCCCCCAAGTCCAGTGATGCCTCAGGATGAAGGAGGTCAAAGTCCCAATAAGTATAATTTTGCTGACTACCTACAAATGACCACAAAGACTGAGATGAATGACAGTGAGCCTCCAACTGCATCTTCCACTCCAGTTAAACCTTCTGAGATggcattaaaaaatgtattgagcTTACCATCCGTAAAAGCAGAACATAGTGATGAATTTGAGGGGCTTAACTTGAGCTCAGCAGAGACCTCTTTTGATGCCAACAAAATTGACTTTGATGAGACCTCCTCAATTAACACAGCTGTGAGTGATGCTACAACTGGAGATGAGACCAATAATGAAGTAGAGAATCTCACAGTAAATGGAGGTGAAAAAATGATTGAGAACAGAATGAGCCTAGCACATATCTCTGACATAAATGAGGATAGAATCCCTTTCAACATGGTTAGCCCAGCATTTAGTTTCTCTGGCAAAGACAGTGACTACTTCTATTCCAGAGATGATGACCTAGATGATAGTGCAGACAGGAGCGAGACTTCAAGTTTGGCTGATCCAAGTTCACCCAGTCCATTTGGAGGTACAAATCCCTTCAAGTCTGCAAAAGCTGGTGGAGAGAGACCAGGCCACAAACGTTTTAGAACCCAAATGAGCAACTTACAGCTAAAAGTTCTAAAGGCTTGCTTCAGTGACTACCGCACACCTACTATGCAAGAGTGTGAAATGCTGGGCAATGAAATAGGACTCCCGAAACGTGTTGTTCAAGTCTGGTTCCAGAATGCCCGTGCAAAAGAAAAGAAGTTCAAAATAAACATTGGGAAGCCATTCATGATAAGTCAGGGCTCCCCAGATGGGCCGAGGCCTGAGTGTACATTATGTTGTGTGAAGTATACAGCCAGACTTTCGATTCGTGATCATATCTTCTCAAAGCAGCACATTGCAAAAGTGCAAGAAACCCTGGGCAACCAGGTTGATCGAGAAAAAGACTATCTTGCACCTACCACTGTCCGCCAGCTTATGGCTCAACAAGAACTTGACCGTTTGAAGAAGGCAACCGATGTACTCAACTTGTCAGCCCAGCAGCAACCTGCAGTGGACAATAATGCACTTCATGGCCTTAGCCTGCCAACTGCCTACCCAGGAATATCTGGTCTCCCACCAGTGCTTCTTCCTGGTGTCAATGGGCCATCGTCCCTTCCAGGTTTTCCACCAAATACACCTGGTGAGTTAGTATGACAACCACAGTGCAGTAATTAATGAACAGTTGATGCATTAAATGCTACTGGCCCATTTGCTTCCTTTGAAGAACTGTGACATTCACTTATTTCCTAAAGACCTAATGCATGCATTGACTATAACAATGTGGAATACTTTGAGTTAGACTGTGACCCCTAAAGTTGAGTTGATTTCATGCCTGTGtgcttgtttttattgttttatatttttgttgtatcCTTCTTTTGATTAAGGGCTTGTCACAGTTTGATTCTATAACAGAGCGATAGCCCCAAAATAATGTCTTGAAAAGTAGACAAGTGATTTTGCAGtcaaatatttcaatataatCTGTAACACTGTATTTCAGCTTTAGCGTCTCCTGGTGCTGGCATGCTTGGGTTCCCTACTCCAGCCACCCCTTCTCCTGCCATGTCTCTCAGCAGTACCCCAACCAAGACTCTTCTTCagacacctcctcctcctcctcctcctccccaacCCACTGCACTTCCTCTTCCTCCCACTCCTTTGGCAGCAAACCAGACTGAGCAGCACATAAAAGATTCAGAGAAAGACAAGAAGTTAGAGAAGCCTAAGGTGAAAGAAAGAGAAGCTGACACTGCCCGTCCCGAGACTCCAATTGTGAAGAAAAGGGAAAAGCCCTCGCCGCCACTTTCAGTGCTAGGAAAATTGGGAAGTGAGGCACTGATGGACCCAGCACAACTGCAAGCACTTCAGAATGCCATCGCTGGTGACCCAGGCTCCTTCCTAGGGGGACAGTTCTTGCCTTATTTCATCCCTGGCTTTGCATCTTGCTTCTCACCCCAACTTCCTGGCGGAGTGCAGGGGGGATACTTCCCTCCTCTGTGTGGAATGGAGAACCTGTTCCCCTACGGCCCTGCAATGCCACAGGCTATTGCTGGGCTTTCTCCAACTGCCCTGCTGCAGCAGTACCAACAGTACCAGCAGTCTCTCCAGGATTCCTTACAGAAgcagcatcagcagcagcagaaacAAAGTGAACCACAGCAGAAAACTCCCCCTATGAAGTTAACGAGTGCACAGAGCAACTCTCTTAAACCAAAAGAGGCTATTGAAACTAAGGATGATAAAGGCTCTTCAACAGAAAGCACAAATGAAGAACCCCAAACGAATACCAAAAGTTCAGGCTTTCCAGATGCATTTATCGTTCCGTCCATCAAAC is part of the Carassius gibelio isolate Cgi1373 ecotype wild population from Czech Republic chromosome B24, carGib1.2-hapl.c, whole genome shotgun sequence genome and encodes:
- the LOC128013319 gene encoding zinc finger homeobox protein 4 isoform X1; this translates as METCDSPSLSRQENGQQISKLRETTHLDNEVPEKVPGMEPDKENSPADDNLRTEESRREIALGLSAENAIGAATKEIPCNECATSFSSLQKYMEHHCPNARLPLLKDENESEVSDLEDSDVENLTGEIVYQPDGSAFILEDSKEGGQSGVKSLFSPALFSNSQTAAGDKTEQSATAPMSFYPQVINTFHITSSLGKPFTADQAFPNTSALAGDGPVLHSFRVYDLRHKSDKDYLTIDGAAKNSCVSKDVPNNVDLSKFDGCISDGKRKPILMCFLCKLSFGYSRSFVTHAVHDHRMTLNEQEQKLLSNKYVSAIIQGIGKDKEPLISFLEPKKNNSVLPHFSTANFMGPDPGIRSLWNTFHIENGDSLQAGFAFLKGSASLASSADQSPRSAQMPKAELNLGVATTSALKSPVSSVSLQRSSPGTGCRDQESNCERQKDISTLHANGELPIKSEPRDMADAEEDEDMYLNELDDDGVCELGDSTSSKDFPLLNQSISPLSSSVLKFTERGTNSSVTVANDLEKTKQAAASLDYSNDYTSGGSKDGCDSNGGRDGSPSSLPLDMMRRDDESPGPLHQHAATPSTPGTPGPGEGSPGSGIECPKCDTVLGSSRSLGGHMTMMHSRNSCKTLKCPKCNWHYKYQQTLDAHMKEKHPESEGSCVYCRTGQPHPRLARGESYTCGYKPFRCEVCNYSTTTKGNLSIHMQSDKHLNNVQTLQNGGTEAIYNHAAPVSNASLSGCGTPSPSKPKQKPTWRCEVCDYETNVARNLRIHMTSEKHMHNMMLLQQNMKQIQHNLHMGLAPAEAELYQYYLAQNIGLTGMKLENPSDPQMMINPFQLDPSTAAALAPGHVNNELPAELRLASGQLMGDDLSVLSAGELSPCINDPLLKLFQCAVCNKFSSDSLEALSGHVAAERSLPEEEWRAVMGDVYQCKLCNYNTQLKANFQLHCKTDKHMQKYQLVAHIKEGGKANQWRLKCIAIGNPVHLKCNACDYYSNSVEKLRLHATNQRHEAALKVYKHLLKQESACNSESCYYYCALCDYSSRAKLNLLQHLRSVKHQQSEGLRKLQLHQQGLPPDEDNLADLYFVKDYPPNESEEPGEDSEESPQASSLAAAEDKVSSKRDAIEGNTTEKDSRINTLAKETLGTATAGKRSLQQEKENDTPPKRPKSAEEKTLSNEQVQQCPYCNYSNKDANRLQLHIMSQHSMQPIISCPLCQDVLSNKIHLQLHLTHLHSVAPDCVEKLIMTVAGQDVTVPNSLLSTSLQDKVPSLMDSSAVIPEGSGKPMGNSSKDLKNSIGQDKSEVELASEELKPPKEAAEAPDWKKASGQDRKSPDSLQEHLSDLQKRQQLSVSDRHVYKYRCNHCSLAFKTMQKLEIHSQYHAIRAATMCSLCQRSFRTFLALRKHLETGHPELTESEVQQLCGNLPLNGDIAESEMRALEDAQAFEHELDRDEELDQEGKASPTGSDSSSLVDDMGSEPKRTLPFRKGPNFTMEKFLDPSRPYKCTVCKESFTQKNILLVHYNSVSHLHKLKKVIQEASSPVPQETSNSVDNKPYKCNICNVAYSQSSTLEIHMRSVLHQTKARTAKMESSTSTGGGSSGSTTSKSPVPLNQGNADSANAPVPSNKENTVDAKEVAMKQTTDHIHVQSTHPPTQSPAQLQMQLQHELQQQAAFFQPQFLNPAFFPHFPVTPEALLQFQQPQFLFPFYIPGAEFNISPELALHSAAFGMPGMTGSFLEDLKQQMQQQHQLGQQQQFQLSQQQAQQQASQSQMQQHKAQQQSHKPKIESNHIALSEIQMSRDAEEHLEKQESKAKLDIAKDIDSAKDTKDSRKPKFSEPLIPPPRIISGARGNAAKALLENFGFELVIQYNENRQKTQKKNREEELSDKLECGLCGKFFSNMLILKSHQEHVHGQFFPYVELEKFAQQYREAYDKLYPINPASPETPPPPPPPPPPPPAPVTIVPATTSLGKSQTPSPAPLQTPQQAPPPPPPPPPPPPPPPTAPPQVQLPVSLDLPIFPPLMMQSVQHPGLPPQLALQLPTMDSLSSDLTQLCQQQLGLDPNFLRQSQFKRPRTRITDDQLKILRAHFDINNSPNEEQIQEMADKSGLPQKVIKHWFRNTLFKERQRSKDSPYNFNIPPMTTLEDIRLESQVNMLEYYRTDATTNRRSSRTRFTDYQLRVLQDFFDTNAYPKDDEIEQLSTVLNLPTRVIVVWFQNARQKARKSYENQTDTKDSEKKELTNERYIRTNNMQYQCKKCSVIFPRIFDLITHQKKQCYKDEDDEAGDENHSEEFTENNELISVKPTESAINSVVTASSSGSSSPLMLSPRTDVGKSSPKPELLHEKTKLGEIASLQTPKNLNELKSSKASTPQPPPQKLPQPQLSRPHSQPQSTTVPSSPLSIALSSLNNSLPPQMLQFHCDQCKIAFPTVELWQEHQHMHFLAAQNQFLHSQFLERPLDMPYMIFDPNNPLMTGQLLSGALSQMPTPSNSGLAVNSNSVKRKLEEKEDGSHEKDGANSAEDQHRDKRLRTTITPEQLEILYDKYLLDSNPTRKMLDHIAREVGLKKRVVQVWFQNTRARERKGQFRAVGHSQTHKKCPFCRALFKAKSALDSHIRSRHWHEAKQAGFSLPPSPVMPQDEGGQSPNKYNFADYLQMTTKTEMNDSEPPTASSTPVKPSEMALKNVLSLPSVKAEHSDEFEGLNLSSAETSFDANKIDFDETSSINTAVSDATTGDETNNEVENLTVNGGEKMIENRMSLAHISDINEDRIPFNMVSPAFSFSGKDSDYFYSRDDDLDDSADRSETSSLADPSSPSPFGGTNPFKSAKAGGERPGHKRFRTQMSNLQLKVLKACFSDYRTPTMQECEMLGNEIGLPKRVVQVWFQNARAKEKKFKINIGKPFMISQGSPDGPRPECTLCCVKYTARLSIRDHIFSKQHIAKVQETLGNQVDREKDYLAPTTVRQLMAQQELDRLKKATDVLNLSAQQQPAVDNNALHGLSLPTAYPGISGLPPVLLPGVNGPSSLPGFPPNTPALASPGAGMLGFPTPATPSPAMSLSSTPTKTLLQTPPPPPPPPQPTALPLPPTPLAANQTEQHIKDSEKDKKLEKPKVKEREADTARPETPIVKKREKPSPPLSVLGKLGSEALMDPAQLQALQNAIAGDPGSFLGGQFLPYFIPGFASCFSPQLPGGVQGGYFPPLCGMENLFPYGPAMPQAIAGLSPTALLQQYQQYQQSLQDSLQKQHQQQQKQSEPQQKTPPMKLTSAQSNSLKPKEAIETKDDKGSSTESTNEEPQTNTKSSGFPDAFIVPSIKHEFICRKCQMIFADEDSAARHQKSFCYFGLPFIDPQETVLRKAVSKYNCIACNVSVSGNEALGQHLQSSLHKEKTIKQAMRNAKEHARLLPHSVCSPCPNTTSTSQSAASSNNTLPHLSHLSMKSWPNILFQASARKAASCPSASPSPLSLPSTVTSTSCSTSGVQTSLPTESCSDESDSELSQKLDDLDNALEVKAKAASGLDGNFSSIRMDMFSV